In Solidesulfovibrio carbinoliphilus subsp. oakridgensis, the sequence TCCCACTGGGACACCAGGCACAGCTCTTCCGGCCTCCTGGTCGGATCGGCGCAGACCGGGCAGACGGGAGTCTCCGAGAGCCCGGCGCACCGGGAACACAGGCACAGCCGCTCGCGCAGGCGCAGAATGCCGTCGCCCAGGGAATCGGCCCGGCTGCGCGGCCATTCGAGCAGCGTCATGGCCACCTTGAGGGCGGATTTCGGGCCAAGCCCCGGCAGTTTGGCGAGCTGTTCGACCAGTTCGACCAGCGGGGCGGGAAGGGTAGTTTGGGCTGCCATGGTTTCCTGGTTCAAGTCTATACGAAGGATACGCCCGCTGTTTCAAAGCGGCTCCACCATCGGACGGTACATCGCGTTGTTTTCGGTCAAAGCACGCAGGCGCCTTTTCTCGTGTCGCGTTCTCGAAGTTCCTGCGTACAAATTTCGAGAACTGTATACTGAACGAACTGATTTTATCTGAAAAACAATTACATATTATCTAGAGAACGCTACACTGACAGGGATCAAAAATATAATTGAAACCCAGTTGCTGGCAAAAGGCCGCTTCCCGTTTATCCGTGATGGTCCAGACCAGGACAGGAAGGCCGCTTTGCCGCAAGCGTGTGAGAAAAGAGCCGTGCAACATATTTTTGTGAACGGAAAGAAAGAGTGGCTTTGTCAAAATATTATAGAGCATGTTTTTCAGGATATACTTATTGATGCAATGCATGTCTTTTCTGTCGTCATACGTACACGTCAACTGTCCGCGCAGCATGCCCGGCCGGTTTCGCCGGAACCAGCCCACGGTCCAGGGGGTAAACGACTGGACCGCATACGCCCCCCGGTAGCCGGCCAGGGCGGCGGCCACTTGCCGCTCCAGGGCTCCGGTCCTTCCCTGGCTTTTGAGTTCCACCAGAAGAGGCACTTTTCCGGCCACCTTGGCCAGGACATCGGCCAGAAGCGGAATCTTCTCCCGGGAGCCAAGCAGCTTGAGGGCCGCGAGTTCCTGATAAGACAGGGCCGTCACCAACGCGTCCACGTTGCAGAGCCGTTTCAGGCCGGCGTCATGGAAAACGACCACCTGCCCGTCCCTGGTGAGGCGGACATCCAGTTCAATGGGCGTCCCGGCCGCGACGCACCGCTCAAAGGCCGGGATGGAATTTTCAGGCACGCCGCTCCGGTCGTACATGCCCCGGTGGGCGATGGGCTGCTTTGCAAGCCACACAGCTCCGCCTCCGCCCAGGCCAACGGTCTCCACGAATTCCCCCTGCCGTGCGTACCCCGCCTGCCGATCAGCCAACAAAGGAGGGTGACGCGAAGAGCCGATGCCAGGCGGGTCCTGTGCGGCAAGGCGCTCCGGACCGTCTGTCGCGCGCCGCCGGCCAGGGGCCCGCTTCCATGCAAAAGGCCTCCCATGCCGGCAGGACTCCGGCAAACGCTGGTCTCGTCCTGGCTGATGGTCTGGAGGCCGTCGCCTAGAACAGGCCGGGCACCTTGATGCCGCCGGTCACCTGCCCCATCTCGGCCTCCATCATGGCCTTGGCCTTTTTGAGGCCGTCATTGACCGCAGCCAGGATCAGGTCCTGGAGCATCTCCACGTCGTTCGGGTCCACTACCGTCTTGTCGATGACAATGGACTTGAGCTCGTTGGACCCGGAAACAACCGCCGTGACCATGCCGCCGCCGGCCGATCCCTCGACCGTCTTCACTTCAAGCTCTTCTTGAAGTTTGGCCATTTTCTTTTGCATGATTTGGGCTTGGCGCACCAATTCATTCATTCCTTTCATGGCGTCCTTCCTTGGGATTTGCCCTAGCGGGGCTTTCGTTCGATGATTTCGGCGTCAAAGGCCGACACGGCCTGACGCACTTCGGGCCGGGTGTCGATGTACTGCCTGAGGTCGTCCGGGGTCATCCGGTCGGCGTTTCCGGCCGCCTCCACGCGCACGGCCACGCCCGGGCCGAAGTATTCGGCCACGAGGGCCTGGAGCTGGCGAAATTTCTCGGGCTGGGTGAGCTGGCCGCAGTGGAAGGCGTTTTCGCAGCCGATCCGCACTTCCCCGGGCTCCGGTTCGGGCGCAAACACGCCGCGCGCCTTTTTAAGGCCCGCGATCTCCCCGCCCTTGCCGGCGAACCGCTTGAACCCGTCCCAGGTCTTCGGGCCGGCGGGCGCGGCCGTCGGCCGCTCGGCCACGCCGGAGACGGGGCCGGCCGACGGGGAAGGCTCTTGCCCGGCCCCGGCCGGCGAAGGCATTTGGGCCCCTTGGGGCGGTCGCGGGGCCGGCCCGTCAACGCGCCGGGGCGCCGGTCCGGAGCCGGACGGGGAAAAACGCGGTCCCGCCGGGCCGGACGCCCCACCGCCTCCCCCGCTCCCTCCAGGAGCGCCCGGTGTCCCGGGTGCTCCTGCCGGGCCGGACCGGCCGGGCGGCACGGTGCACGAGCCCAGGTTCTGCAAGGGAAGGAGGCGCGGCAGATAGGCCATGTTCAAAAGCAGGAGCTCCAGGGACAGGGCCGGCTCCAGGCTCGTCAGCACCCGACGCTGGCCCTCGAGGGTCATCTGCCAGCAGGCGTGGATGTGGGCCGCGTCGAACCTGCCCGCCCATTCCAGCCAGATCCCGGCTTCCTCGGCCGGCAGGTTGACCACGGCCAGGCCCTTTTCCCCGGCCTGGCGCAAAAGAAAGAGGTTTCGCCACATGCCGGCCAGTTCGCGCAGGAAAAAACCGATGTCCAGGCCCTTGTCAAGGACCTGGCGCAAGAGTTCCACCACGGCCGGACCGTCCATGGCGTGGATGGCCTCGATGAGGCCGAAAAAGACGTCCTGCCCGGCCAGGCCGAGGACGCTTCGGGCGTCGGCCTCGGTCAGGGCCGCGCCGCCAAGGGCCAGGACCTGGGCCAGAAGCGACATGGAATCGCGCACGCTCCCCGCCCCCCGGCGGGCGATGAGGCTTACGGCTTTGGACTCGAAGGGCACGGCCTCGCGGTCGAGGAGGCCACCCAAATGGGCTTCGAGTTCGGGCTGGGCCAGACGCTTGAAAAGGAAATGCTGGCAGCGGCTGATGATGGTGGCCGGAAACTTGTGCGGTTCGGTGGTGGCCAGGATGAAGGTGACCCGCGCCGGCGGCTCCTCCAGGGTCTTTAACAGCGCATTGAAGGCCTGCATGGTCAGCATGTGGGCCTCGTCGATGATAAAGACCTTGTAGCGGCTGTTTAAGGGCGCGTAGCCCACGTCCTCCTTGAGGCGTCTGGCGTCGTCGACCTTGCCGTGGGTGGCGGCGTCGATCTCGATCACGTCCGGAGAGACCCCGGCCGTGATCTGGCGGCATTGGGAGCAGACGTTGCAGGGTTCGGCGGTCGGCGCGGTCTCGCAGTTGAGCGCCTTGGCCAGCACCCGGGCCAGCGTCGTCTTGCCGACGCCGCGCGTCCCGCTGAAAAGGTAGGCCGGCGCGATCTTGTCCTCGGCCGCGGCCCGGGACAGGATCCGCTTGACGGCCTCCTGGCCGGCCACGTCGGCGAAGCGCTGGGGCCGGTATTTGGCGGTAAGGCTGGTGGTGCTCATGGGGCGTGTCCGGGCGGCCTGGCGGAGAAGCGAGGCCGCCCGGGAAGGATTACAGGCTGAAGGGGTACAGCCAGCGGGAATAGGCCGGGTTCTCGCCCTTGACCACCTTGAAGAAGGCGGCCTGCAAGGCCTTGGCCACGGGGCCGGCATGGCCCTGGCCGATGACGCGGCGGTCCACTTCGCGGATGGGCGTCAGTTCGGCGGCGGTGCCGGAGAAAAACGCCTCGTCGGCCATATAGAGCTCGTCGCGGGTGAAAAGCTGCTCCACCACTTCATAGCCGAGCTCCCTGGCCAGGATGATCAGGCTGTCGCGGGTGATGCCGGCCAGGATGGAGGTCAGGGGCGGGGTCTTTATGACGCCGTTTCTGACGATGAAGACGTTTTCCCCGGTCCCCTCGGCCACGTACCCGGAGGGGTCGAGCATGAGGGCCTCGTCGTAGCCGTCGGCCAGGGCTTCGGTCTTGGCCAGGACGGAGTTGACGTAGTTGCCGG encodes:
- a CDS encoding glycerophosphodiester phosphodiesterase; its protein translation is MWLAKQPIAHRGMYDRSGVPENSIPAFERCVAAGTPIELDVRLTRDGQVVVFHDAGLKRLCNVDALVTALSYQELAALKLLGSREKIPLLADVLAKVAGKVPLLVELKSQGRTGALERQVAAALAGYRGAYAVQSFTPWTVGWFRRNRPGMLRGQLTCTYDDRKDMHCINKYILKNMLYNILTKPLFLSVHKNMLHGSFLTRLRQSGLPVLVWTITDKREAAFCQQLGFNYIFDPCQCSVL
- a CDS encoding YbaB/EbfC family nucleoid-associated protein gives rise to the protein MKGMNELVRQAQIMQKKMAKLQEELEVKTVEGSAGGGMVTAVVSGSNELKSIVIDKTVVDPNDVEMLQDLILAAVNDGLKKAKAMMEAEMGQVTGGIKVPGLF
- the dnaX gene encoding DNA polymerase III subunit gamma/tau, whose translation is MSTTSLTAKYRPQRFADVAGQEAVKRILSRAAAEDKIAPAYLFSGTRGVGKTTLARVLAKALNCETAPTAEPCNVCSQCRQITAGVSPDVIEIDAATHGKVDDARRLKEDVGYAPLNSRYKVFIIDEAHMLTMQAFNALLKTLEEPPARVTFILATTEPHKFPATIISRCQHFLFKRLAQPELEAHLGGLLDREAVPFESKAVSLIARRGAGSVRDSMSLLAQVLALGGAALTEADARSVLGLAGQDVFFGLIEAIHAMDGPAVVELLRQVLDKGLDIGFFLRELAGMWRNLFLLRQAGEKGLAVVNLPAEEAGIWLEWAGRFDAAHIHACWQMTLEGQRRVLTSLEPALSLELLLLNMAYLPRLLPLQNLGSCTVPPGRSGPAGAPGTPGAPGGSGGGGGASGPAGPRFSPSGSGPAPRRVDGPAPRPPQGAQMPSPAGAGQEPSPSAGPVSGVAERPTAAPAGPKTWDGFKRFAGKGGEIAGLKKARGVFAPEPEPGEVRIGCENAFHCGQLTQPEKFRQLQALVAEYFGPGVAVRVEAAGNADRMTPDDLRQYIDTRPEVRQAVSAFDAEIIERKPR